The Sulfurimonas lithotrophica genome includes a region encoding these proteins:
- a CDS encoding DUF6394 family protein has product MDWGKVIYVFFSLMSLTSIAGFLYEHSAVALFVAASLNLVSTFLKIGVRNLLSAELLASSLVADLHLIPAFIYLQVIGNLEWAIALTIGALIANMFSVGLVYIESSKINDEY; this is encoded by the coding sequence ATGGATTGGGGTAAAGTAATATATGTGTTTTTCTCACTGATGAGTTTGACATCAATCGCGGGTTTTTTATATGAACACAGTGCAGTAGCACTTTTTGTAGCGGCAAGTTTAAACCTTGTATCAACATTTTTGAAAATCGGTGTTAGAAATTTACTCTCAGCAGAACTTTTAGCATCTTCTCTTGTAGCTGATTTACACCTCATTCCGGCTTTTATATACCTTCAAGTTATCGGTAACTTAGAATGGGCAATCGCATTGACAATCGGTGCTTTAATAGCAAATATGTTCTCGGTAGGTCTTGTATATATTGAGAGTTCAAAAATAAATGACGAATATTAG